TCTATATAAGACGCATATCTAACTAAAAAAGCCATCAACGAGTAAACTAAATTCGCACCTACAAGCCACCAGATAGATTGTTTTTCAGAACTCATATTTGATAAATTATTTTGGTTTGCGTATTATCTTTACACTCTTAAGAATAACAGGTTCCAGAGGTTTATCCATTTGATTCCGCTTCACTTTGGTTATCGCATCAACTATTTTTTGTCCTTCGGTCACCTGCCCAAAAATAGTATGCTTATTGTTCAACCAAGAAGTTTCAACTACTGTAATAAAAAACTGAGACCCGTTTGTGTTAGGACCGCTGTTAGCCATAGCCAACCGACCAGGCTTATCAAACTTTAATTTAGGCGAAAACTCATCTCCAAAAGTGTAGCCAGGTCCACCAAACCCTCTGCCAAGAGGATCTCCTCCTTGAATCATAAAGTTTGGTATAACTCTATGGAAAATCGTTCCGTTATATAATGGTTTCTTTACTTTTTGTTTAGATACAGGGTCTGTCCACTCTTTACTTCCTTCTGCCAACCCTATAAAATTCTCAACCGTTTTAGGAGCAACATCTGGATAAAGAAGACAGGTAATATTTCCTTTATTTGTTTCAAATACTGCAAATACCTCTTCTTTCCCTTTCTTTTCTGCTCCACAGAGAGAAATTGCTGCTGTA
This region of bacterium genomic DNA includes:
- a CDS encoding peptidylprolyl isomerase — encoded protein: MLLKGIAVCFVTAAISLCGAEKKGKEEVFAVFETNKGNITCLLYPDVAPKTVENFIGLAEGSKEWTDPVSKQKVKKPLYNGTIFHRVIPNFMIQGGDPLGRGFGGPGYTFGDEFSPKLKFDKPGRLAMANSGPNTNGSQFFITVVETSWLNNKHTIFGQVTEGQKIVDAITKVKRNQMDKPLEPVILKSVKIIRKPK